AATTTTATTTTGAGTAGAAGTTGCTTGCTGCTGTCTGAGTGCTAACACTTCTGGTGTCGTCGGTTGACTGAAGGACACTGGCTTAAGTTCGTTAGCTTTGAGTGCAAGTCCTCCTAGTAACAGAGGAATTCCATAAAAAAATCCTGCAAGATTTAGTGTAGCATTGTCAGCAGCGTAGGCAGCAATACCGATGATAGTTAAGATACCGCCGATGGTTATACCTAGCGTTCCCAAGGAAATTTGGCGTAACATGATTTTAGTTCGTTATGAATTCCAAGTACTTTAGTTTTTCTATCATCGGCGATAACGAACAAATTAGGGAAGAGCATGAGCAATTCAAAATTCAAAGATCAAAATAAAAATCCCGCTACAAGTAAGCAACCTATCTGTTAGCTGCATTCAAATTATTAAATACGTGACAATATATTATCGTAGATTAAAGTAGAGGAGAGTTGAAGACAGGAAGATGGCAATGGATACCCAGACTATAAAAGAACGAGTCCTTAAAGTTCAAAATCAACGAGAGTACTTACTGAGTCTCTTGGAACAACCAAACTTGGGAATTTTAAGAGTTGACGTGAATCAGGCGTTGGAAGAAATGGATGATTTGATTGATGAATTTAGACGCACGTTTCCGGAAACAGAAATTTAGTTGAGTCTTAATAAGCGGCACAAATAATAAAAAACCACGTCGGTGAACCGTCATCTTACGGCTTTACCGACGCCTCTAAACAATTCCATATTCCCTAATCCCCAGATTCTATCTTGTTTTTGCTTTCCCAAGCTACTTTGCTGTATCATTTATCCCGCTACTGACCGATTGACTGCACTCTGTCCTAACTTTCTCACTAGAGCAATGAGTTCGGTTGTGGGTACATCTTTTTTACAAAAAGCATCCAAGCTACTTATTTCCCGCGTTTCCTGACACTTAGTGTCTTCTACTGAGGAGTAAGCAATGATTTGAGTGTTTGGAGAAATAGCTTTGATATGACTAGAGGCGCTCCAACCATCCATAACTGGCATATGTAAATCTAGTACAATCACGTCGGGGTGACAGCGCTTAACCATTTCTACGGCTTCTTGACCATTACTGGCTAAACCGACAACTTGAATATTTTCTTGACCAGAGAAGGTCAATTTTAGGGTTAAACGAGTCAGTTCGTGATCATCAACAACTAGAACACGCAATAATGTAGAAGGCTCACAGGACAACATCAACATCCATCTATGAAGAAAGACGACTTATGATAACCTTTATAGTTTATGGGAAGATGTGCCTGCACTCACTCTATCCAATGGTTGAATAAGTTGTATGTTCCTGTGGCAGCAAGTTGGATATTTCAAAAAATGAGAATTTTTAAGAACCCTTATAATTAGCTATCGGTCAAGGTTTAAAGACCTTTTTTTGTATTCACTTATGTTTGGGATGGTCATCATTGTTATGTTGGCGAGAGGTTTGTTTTAGAAACTCCTCCCTGATTGTGAAGGAACGAGGCAAACCGCACGCGCTACACGTTCGCATTCGAGCTTAAAACCATAGACATGAGAATTTTTTGTGAGTTAGCTTCTGGACTTTCTTCCCCAAGACGTCTTTGAACGTAACTTCCGTCTGGTTGTAACTCCCAAGCTTGGCGGTTATCTGCCAGCATAATTCCTAATATTTCTTGCAAATCTTTTGCAATGTCTGCATCGATGATTGGGGTAATGACTTCTACCCGACGATCCAGGTTTCTTGACATCCAATCGGCACTGCCAATATATATTTCTTCCTGTCCATTGTTATAAAAATAATAAATGCGGGAGTGTTCTAAAAAACGACCCACGATACTAATAACGCGAATATTTTCACTAATATCTTTTAATCCAGGGCGTAAACAGCAAATCCCGCGTATTATCAGGTCAATTTGCACGCCGACGCGGGAAGCTTCGTATAAAGTGCAGATAAGTTGCGGGTCTACCAATGAATTCATTTTAGCAACAATGCGCCCGCTCATTCCATTGTGAACATTTTCAATTTCCCGGTGAATCAGGGAAAGAAAGCGATCGCGCATCGTCACGGGTGCAACCAAAAGTTTTCGGTATGACTTTTGCCGAGAGTATCCTGTTAAGAAATTGAAAACATCTGTGACATCAGCGCCCAACTGTTCGTTGCAACTGAACAATCCCAAGTCTGTATACAATCGCGCTGTTTTCGGGTTATAATTGCCAGTGCCAATATGCACGTAGCGATAAATGCGGTCTTGTTCACGCCGCACGACCATAACAAGTTTGCAGTGAGTCTTCAAACCAACCAAACCATAAACGACGTGAACTCCGACACTTTCCAGACGCTTTGCCCATTTGATATTATTCTCTTCATCAAACCGCGCCTTAAGTTCCACCAAGACAGACACCTGCTTGCCATTTTCAGCAGCAGCAATTAAGGCATTCACTATCGGCGAGTCAAAAGAAGTCCGATAAAGAGTCATCTTGATTGCTAGCACATTCCGGTCATGGGCAGCATGGGTAATAAAGCGTACCACGGATGTGGAAAAGGATTGATAGGGATGGTGTACGAGTAAATCCTTTTCCCGAATGACCGTAAAAAAATCTTTTCCTTCTTCTATCTCCCGTACATCTGGGTTTATAGTTGGAGCTTTAATCCTTTGTAAGCGGGGATGTACTACCGATTGCCACGGTGGGTCTTTGAGGTTCGGCACAGGTAAGGACATGAAGTACATCAAATCCTTCAGTCCTATGATACCGTCTACTTCGTAAACATCATTTTCTTCTAATTCCAAATCCTCCAACAGTCTTTTTCTGATAGATTCAGGAGTTTGAGAATGTATTTCTATCCGTACAGGAGACCCACCAACGCGCCGTTTTCGCAGTTCCTGTTCTATAGCCAACAGCAAATCATCGGCTTCATCTTCTTCTAATTCCAGGTCAGCGTCACGGGTGATACGAAAGGTATGGTATTCTTGGATATTCATCCCTGGAAATAGGGATTCTAAGTTATGGGCGATCGCCTGTTCCAAAGGTACACCAGTCCAGACTGCTGGTTTTCCGTTATCATGAATTCCTAACTCTGGCGGTAAAGCCAAAAATCGCGGTAGAACTGTCGGGACTTTGACTCTGGCAAACAATTCTTCTTCAGTTTCTGGGTTTTTGACCACAACAGCCAAATTCAAGCTGAGATTGGAAATGTAGGGAAAAGGATGTGACGGGTCAACAGCAAGGGGAGTCACCACAGGAAAGACTTGTTCTTCGTAGTACTTGTCTAAATAATTCCTTTGCTTCTGGGTTAAATCTATGTAATCTAATATATGTACACCGTGGTTTGCTAGCTGGGAGCGCAAGACTTTCTCAAATTGTTCGTGCTGTTTGGCGACTAACGGACGCAGTGTAGAGCTAATTTCGTCTAGCTGTTGTTGCGGTGTGCGACCATCGAAAGTTAACTGACTGACCTTCGCTTCTACCTGTTGTTTTAACGCCGCGACGCGCACCATGAAGAACTCATCCAGGTTAGAGCTAAAAATTGCCAAAAACTTGAGGCGTTCTAGAAGGGGTGTTCGTGTGTCGCAGGCTTCATGCAACACCCTTTTGTTAAACTCTAACCAGCTTAACTCTCGGTTGAGATAGTATTGTGGGTCTGTAAGATTTAGTTGATGATGTGAGGTCTTCTTTGATTTTGGCATGATGACCCGGGTACAGGCAGGTGTAGCTCATCTAACTGGCATAGCATACTAAACATAGTAGAGGAAAAGATGCCTTGCTTCTATCTGAAGGTATGAGGCAATAGGGGATTGGGGACAACTTGAGTTTTATCATAAGAACTGTCAACGCTCATGTTTCAAGCAACTCGTCGCCGTCTTGCCCTGTGGTACACTGCCGTAACAGCACTGCTACTACTGCTGTTTGCAAGTGGGGTGTATTTGTACGTCCGCAATACCTTAATTGAGCGGATTGACGATACCTTGAATCATGTCGTAGAAGTGGTAGAGCGATCGCTCGTCATCGAACCTGTCAAGTCAGACTTAGGTCAACTCCGTGTAAATGTAGAAGCGAGTTTTCGTGATAATACCAACACAGCAGAAGATGACCGCATAGACCTAGAGTGGTTTAGCCCCACTGGAGAATTGCTTTGGTCT
The sequence above is a segment of the Mastigocladopsis repens PCC 10914 genome. Coding sequences within it:
- a CDS encoding response regulator transcription factor translates to MLMLSCEPSTLLRVLVVDDHELTRLTLKLTFSGQENIQVVGLASNGQEAVEMVKRCHPDVIVLDLHMPVMDGWSASSHIKAISPNTQIIAYSSVEDTKCQETREISSLDAFCKKDVPTTELIALVRKLGQSAVNRSVAG
- the ppk1 gene encoding polyphosphate kinase 1 yields the protein MPKSKKTSHHQLNLTDPQYYLNRELSWLEFNKRVLHEACDTRTPLLERLKFLAIFSSNLDEFFMVRVAALKQQVEAKVSQLTFDGRTPQQQLDEISSTLRPLVAKQHEQFEKVLRSQLANHGVHILDYIDLTQKQRNYLDKYYEEQVFPVVTPLAVDPSHPFPYISNLSLNLAVVVKNPETEEELFARVKVPTVLPRFLALPPELGIHDNGKPAVWTGVPLEQAIAHNLESLFPGMNIQEYHTFRITRDADLELEEDEADDLLLAIEQELRKRRVGGSPVRIEIHSQTPESIRKRLLEDLELEENDVYEVDGIIGLKDLMYFMSLPVPNLKDPPWQSVVHPRLQRIKAPTINPDVREIEEGKDFFTVIREKDLLVHHPYQSFSTSVVRFITHAAHDRNVLAIKMTLYRTSFDSPIVNALIAAAENGKQVSVLVELKARFDEENNIKWAKRLESVGVHVVYGLVGLKTHCKLVMVVRREQDRIYRYVHIGTGNYNPKTARLYTDLGLFSCNEQLGADVTDVFNFLTGYSRQKSYRKLLVAPVTMRDRFLSLIHREIENVHNGMSGRIVAKMNSLVDPQLICTLYEASRVGVQIDLIIRGICCLRPGLKDISENIRVISIVGRFLEHSRIYYFYNNGQEEIYIGSADWMSRNLDRRVEVITPIIDADIAKDLQEILGIMLADNRQAWELQPDGSYVQRRLGEESPEANSQKILMSMVLSSNANV